Proteins from a single region of bacterium:
- a CDS encoding four helix bundle protein, producing MEIRSAKDLDVYKVSYELAMDIFRVSKTFPAEEKYSLTDQIRRSSRSVCACLREAWAKRRYEANFVSKLTDCDAENSETDTWLDFAKDSGYLSLADHKSLVEKCTRVGQMLGRVMQAKEKFKLRDE from the coding sequence ATGGAAATACGATCAGCCAAGGATTTGGATGTTTATAAAGTTAGTTATGAATTGGCGATGGATATTTTCAGGGTGAGCAAGACCTTTCCTGCGGAAGAGAAGTATTCGCTGACAGACCAGATTCGTCGATCTTCCCGTTCGGTGTGTGCTTGCCTGCGGGAGGCATGGGCAAAACGGCGGTATGAGGCTAATTTTGTCAGTAAGCTGACAGATTGCGATGCCGAAAACAGCGAAACTGACACTTGGCTTGATTTTGCCAAGGACAGCGGTTATCTATCGCTTGCAGATCACAAATCGCTTGTTGAGAAATGTACAAGGGTTGGTCAGATGTTAGGCAGAGTGATGCAGGCGAAAGAGAAGTTTAAACTGAGAGACGAGTAG
- a CDS encoding retroviral-like aspartic protease family protein — translation MNDNAGIKGEMIMGTFHIRCKIENHVHRDQSVIVPKMLVDTGSEYTWIPSVKLEKIGVVREKKDIQFVMANGQLITRNVGFAVLRVGAAFTIDEVVFAEPGDLILLGARTLEGLNFMVDSSKKRLVASGPLPVA, via the coding sequence ATGAATGACAATGCAGGGATCAAGGGGGAGATGATTATGGGAACATTTCATATAAGGTGCAAAATTGAGAACCACGTTCATCGAGATCAATCAGTGATTGTGCCGAAGATGTTAGTGGATACAGGCAGTGAATACACATGGATACCCTCTGTTAAATTAGAGAAAATTGGCGTGGTGCGAGAGAAAAAAGATATCCAATTTGTCATGGCCAACGGCCAACTCATCACTCGAAATGTGGGTTTTGCCGTTTTGCGCGTTGGCGCTGCGTTCACAATTGACGAAGTAGTTTTTGCGGAACCTGGAGACCTGATACTTCTCGGTGCCCGAACCCTTGAAGGCTTGAATTTCATGGTTGATTCCTCAAAGAAAAGGCTGGTTGCGTCCGGCCCCCTGCCGGTGGCGTGA
- a CDS encoding nucleotidyltransferase domain-containing protein, with translation MSDRASEVLNDIRGVLVSSADLLRGHRVVLFGSRAAGTAKDRSDFDIGVDGDTPLGLSAFYAIADKLESIRTLYRIDWVDLGRTSDMFRSEALKNSRTLYPFGET, from the coding sequence ATGAGTGATCGGGCTTCAGAAGTGTTAAATGACATACGTGGGGTGTTGGTAAGCTCCGCCGATCTGTTGCGCGGTCATCGCGTGGTGTTGTTTGGCTCACGTGCCGCCGGGACTGCAAAAGATCGCTCTGATTTTGACATTGGGGTCGACGGCGATACTCCGCTTGGGCTTTCCGCCTTTTATGCCATTGCGGATAAGTTAGAGTCGATTCGAACATTATACCGAATTGATTGGGTTGATCTCGGGCGGACTTCTGACATGTTTCGCTCTGAAGCCTTGAAAAACAGCAGGACTCTCTACCCTTTTGGTGAGACGTAA
- a CDS encoding four helix bundle protein, whose translation MQRGHKSLDVWKESVELSVCIYRLTACFPKTEDYGLTSQMRRAAVSVPSNIAEGAGRGATKEFIQFLKIANGSLSELDTQLEIAMKLGYITNMERDKMELIMESVAAKLAGLMRNLRSRL comes from the coding sequence ATGCAGAGAGGGCATAAATCGTTAGATGTTTGGAAAGAGTCGGTAGAGTTGTCTGTCTGTATTTACCGCCTCACCGCATGTTTCCCGAAGACAGAAGACTATGGATTGACGAGTCAGATGCGTCGCGCGGCTGTTTCAGTGCCATCGAATATTGCGGAAGGCGCCGGGCGGGGTGCCACGAAAGAATTCATTCAGTTCCTCAAGATTGCCAATGGATCCCTGTCTGAGCTGGATACCCAGCTTGAGATTGCCATGAAATTAGGCTACATTACCAACATGGAGAGGGATAAAATGGAACTCATTATGGAATCAGTAGCAGCCAAATTAGCTGGTCTAATGCGAAACCTGCGGTCCCGTCTTTAA
- the rfbG gene encoding CDP-glucose 4,6-dehydratase, whose translation MNLNGFYKDKRVLITGHTGFKGSWLTEWLLMMGAKVTGFALPPSTEPALFDQLGLAGRCDHRIGDIRDRALVRKVIHEVRPDLIFHLAAQPLVRLSYAQPVETYETNVMGTAHVLDALRDADWPCAAVMITTDKVYENKEWLHAYRESDPLGGYDPYSSSKACAELVIQSYRQSFFNPSKIQEIFEQKLAKSAKGLVAVASARAGNVIGGGDWALDRIVPDCMRALAKGEVISVRNPHATRPWQHVLEPLSGYLLLGMKLHDALTSCILHLTSHVAFLPPSGSPLTSHISQLTSYSSAFNFGPSLASNRSVGELVGEVVKLWPGRWEDRSEPGALHEAGMLNLSADKAFHLLQWESRWNFKQTIDATVLWYMTIHKKGEIAARAMMDMQIRKYSCIEE comes from the coding sequence ATGAATCTAAACGGCTTCTACAAAGATAAGAGAGTGCTCATAACAGGCCATACCGGCTTCAAAGGCTCTTGGCTGACTGAATGGCTTCTCATGATGGGGGCCAAGGTGACTGGGTTTGCGCTGCCTCCGTCTACCGAGCCTGCGTTATTTGACCAATTGGGATTGGCCGGTCGCTGCGATCACCGGATTGGGGACATTAGAGACCGCGCATTGGTCCGCAAGGTCATTCATGAGGTGCGGCCTGATTTAATATTCCACCTGGCGGCCCAACCATTGGTGCGACTCTCTTATGCGCAACCGGTCGAGACTTATGAAACCAATGTGATGGGGACGGCGCATGTGTTGGATGCGTTGCGGGATGCCGATTGGCCCTGTGCGGCAGTCATGATTACGACTGACAAGGTATATGAGAACAAGGAGTGGCTCCATGCGTATCGCGAGAGCGATCCGCTTGGTGGGTATGATCCCTACAGTTCAAGTAAGGCCTGCGCTGAACTGGTGATCCAGTCATATCGGCAATCTTTTTTCAACCCTTCAAAAATTCAGGAGATATTTGAACAGAAGCTCGCAAAGAGCGCGAAGGGGTTAGTGGCAGTTGCGTCGGCTCGAGCCGGAAATGTCATTGGAGGCGGGGACTGGGCGCTGGATCGCATCGTGCCCGACTGCATGCGGGCTTTGGCAAAAGGCGAAGTCATTTCCGTGCGAAACCCCCATGCCACCCGCCCTTGGCAGCACGTCCTTGAACCCCTAAGCGGGTATTTGTTACTGGGCATGAAGCTCCACGACGCCCTCACCTCTTGTATTTTACATCTCACATCTCACGTCGCATTTCTTCCTCCTTCCGGCTCACCCCTCACGTCTCACATCTCACAACTCACGTCTTACTCTTCCGCCTTCAACTTCGGTCCCTCACTTGCCTCAAACCGGTCCGTTGGTGAACTGGTAGGGGAAGTGGTGAAACTCTGGCCGGGCCGGTGGGAGGATCGGTCGGAGCCGGGGGCTCTCCATGAAGCGGGCATGCTCAATCTGTCGGCGGATAAGGCGTTCCATCTGTTGCAATGGGAGAGTCGCTGGAATTTTAAACAGACAATTGATGCAACTGTTTTATGGTATATGACAATTCATAAAAAAGGTGAAATTGCCGCACGCGCCATGATGGACATGCAGATTCGTAAATATTCATGTATAGAAGAGTGA
- a CDS encoding polyprenol monophosphomannose synthase — protein sequence MVNKTLIFTATYNESENIVPLCTYILGLDPGYDMLVVDDNSPDGTGRLLDELVAKNPRLKVIHRSGKMGLGSAHEYAMKYAVQLDYEALVTMDADFSHNPEDIPRLLQAIENVDFVTGSRYMDGGTCNYSGYRRVVSICANWWARRLLGIPLHEMTTSFRVFRVDFLRCVDYGAIKSNGYSFFMEIVFRLSRMGARMSEVPINFSDRRAGASKIPPFEIFNGLRHLLYLTCLRLFWRKEPVDIKALVVPLMIALATCAP from the coding sequence ATGGTGAATAAAACGCTTATTTTTACAGCGACCTATAACGAAAGTGAAAATATCGTCCCGTTGTGCACATATATCCTTGGTTTGGATCCAGGGTATGACATGCTGGTGGTGGATGATAATTCACCTGATGGTACAGGACGCTTGCTGGATGAATTAGTTGCCAAAAATCCCCGCCTTAAAGTCATTCATAGATCCGGGAAAATGGGACTAGGGAGTGCTCATGAGTATGCTATGAAGTATGCTGTGCAGTTGGACTATGAAGCGCTTGTCACGATGGATGCGGATTTTTCTCATAATCCGGAAGACATTCCTCGTTTATTACAAGCCATTGAAAATGTTGATTTTGTGACTGGGTCGAGGTACATGGATGGCGGAACTTGTAATTACTCCGGATATCGGCGTGTAGTGAGTATCTGTGCAAATTGGTGGGCTAGGCGTCTGTTGGGCATTCCCCTGCATGAGATGACGACATCATTCAGGGTGTTCCGGGTGGATTTTCTGCGCTGCGTAGATTACGGGGCAATCAAGTCTAATGGATACAGTTTTTTTATGGAAATTGTCTTCCGTCTTTCCCGTATGGGGGCCCGGATGAGTGAAGTTCCGATCAATTTTTCAGATCGCAGAGCGGGAGCTTCAAAAATTCCACCATTCGAAATCTTTAATGGGCTCCGCCATCTGCTCTACCTGACCTGTCTGCGATTGTTCTGGAGAAAGGAACCGGTGGATATCAAAGCTCTTGTTGTCCCCTTGATGATCGCGCTGGCAACATGCGCTCCATGA
- a CDS encoding NAD(P)-dependent oxidoreductase, producing MKHILMTGLTGYLGSRLARRFVMDPTIKLSALKRSFSDIHPIADIVDRITCYDVDRVPPRTAFENDHVNLVIHCATNYGRHHESRSSIVDANLVLPLTLLEASVEHGVKAFINTDTMLDKGISDYSLSKKQFNDWLQVYGTELLAVNVALEHFFGPGDDPSKFVSCVVRELIKGVDRIPLTPGEQCRDFVFIDDVVSAFEHVVNYVNNRDPLAKGYEAFEVGRGVSVSVKDFLLLMRDISGNNKTKLDFGALPYRPNEVMSVKADISKVSALGWSPKVALPDALQRTIDEDRKLI from the coding sequence ATGAAACACATATTGATGACAGGCCTTACGGGCTATCTGGGGAGTAGGCTTGCCCGCCGCTTCGTGATGGATCCGACGATCAAGTTATCGGCGCTAAAACGAAGTTTTTCGGATATCCATCCTATAGCTGATATTGTGGATCGCATCACCTGTTACGATGTGGATCGCGTCCCGCCAAGAACGGCTTTTGAAAATGATCATGTGAATTTGGTAATCCACTGCGCCACCAATTATGGACGGCACCATGAATCGAGATCGAGTATTGTTGATGCCAATCTGGTTCTCCCGTTGACACTACTCGAGGCGTCTGTTGAGCATGGCGTAAAAGCTTTTATTAACACGGACACCATGCTGGATAAAGGGATTTCAGATTATTCACTGTCAAAAAAACAGTTTAATGACTGGCTGCAAGTTTATGGGACTGAGCTGTTAGCTGTAAATGTGGCATTGGAACATTTTTTTGGCCCCGGCGATGATCCGTCCAAGTTTGTGTCCTGTGTGGTCCGTGAGTTGATTAAGGGAGTCGATCGCATTCCACTCACGCCTGGCGAACAGTGTCGTGATTTTGTGTTTATTGATGATGTGGTGTCAGCTTTTGAACATGTAGTGAACTATGTTAATAACCGGGACCCGTTGGCCAAGGGGTATGAAGCCTTTGAGGTGGGGCGCGGTGTGTCAGTATCGGTAAAAGATTTCTTACTACTGATGCGTGATATCTCGGGAAATAACAAGACGAAATTAGACTTTGGGGCGTTACCTTACCGCCCTAATGAGGTTATGTCTGTGAAAGCCGATATTTCAAAGGTGAGTGCCTTGGGGTGGTCGCCAAAGGTGGCCTTGCCTGATGCTCTTCAGCGAACAATTGACGAAGATCGGAAGTTGATATGA
- a CDS encoding GDP-mannose 4,6-dehydratase, translating to MTAYLITGGCGFLGSNIAARLIRSGGKVVIFDNLYRHGSAQNLDWLRSLGTFDFVHGDIRSANDVEGVVLAQKPDVVFHLAGQVAMTTSLQNPRLDFEINAGGTLNVLEAVRRHVPSTTVIYSSTNKVYGDLESLACSETDVRYNLDAFPEGIPESMPLDFHSPYGCSKGAADQYMLDYHRMFNLNTVVFRHSSMYGGRQFSTFDQGWIGWFCSQALKQKKGDLQPFTVSGNGKQVRDVLHADDMVNLYLKAAERIGQCKGQAFNIGGGAANSLSILELLSFLNDELKIALNLQHIPVRESDQRMFIADLRKVTSCLDWRPEVDWKTGIRRMVTWLEDHDKSG from the coding sequence ATGACAGCGTACTTGATAACCGGAGGGTGTGGTTTTTTGGGGTCTAACATTGCGGCTCGGTTGATCAGGTCTGGTGGCAAAGTGGTTATTTTCGATAATCTCTATAGGCATGGCTCCGCTCAGAACTTGGACTGGTTGCGCTCATTGGGAACGTTTGACTTTGTGCATGGCGATATACGTTCCGCAAATGATGTTGAAGGTGTCGTTTTGGCTCAGAAGCCGGATGTTGTCTTTCACTTGGCGGGACAAGTTGCGATGACAACCTCGCTCCAGAATCCCCGCTTGGATTTTGAGATTAATGCAGGGGGCACGCTGAATGTACTTGAGGCGGTTCGGCGTCATGTGCCAAGCACCACCGTGATCTATTCCTCAACCAATAAGGTCTATGGTGACTTGGAGTCTTTAGCCTGTTCTGAAACAGATGTCAGGTATAATCTGGATGCTTTTCCCGAAGGGATTCCTGAATCCATGCCATTGGATTTTCATTCACCGTACGGTTGTTCGAAGGGGGCTGCTGACCAGTACATGTTGGACTATCACCGGATGTTTAATTTGAATACGGTTGTATTCAGGCACTCCTCTATGTATGGGGGCCGGCAATTCTCTACATTTGACCAGGGCTGGATTGGCTGGTTTTGTTCCCAGGCGTTGAAACAGAAAAAGGGGGACCTTCAACCCTTTACAGTTTCGGGGAACGGCAAGCAGGTACGGGATGTCCTGCATGCCGATGATATGGTTAATTTGTATCTCAAGGCGGCGGAACGGATTGGTCAATGCAAAGGGCAGGCCTTTAATATTGGTGGGGGTGCTGCAAACAGTCTATCGATCCTGGAGCTTCTGAGTTTTCTGAACGATGAGCTGAAAATTGCGCTGAATCTTCAGCATATTCCTGTACGGGAAAGTGATCAAAGAATGTTTATTGCGGATCTTCGCAAAGTAACATCATGTTTGGATTGGCGTCCTGAAGTTGATTGGAAGACGGGGATTAGGCGGATGGTAACTTGGCTGGAGGATCATGACAAATCAGGTTGA
- a CDS encoding glycosyltransferase has translation MTNQVELSVILPAYREAENLRLLLPRLTSVLNGMSIRYEILIVDTDPSKDETPDVCKAWPVRLISRVGGEHYGDAIRTGIAQSTGEYILFMDADGSHAPEFIPNLWVYAKDNDVVVASRYVGGGDTENPWSLILMSRILNMVYAITLGLDCRDVSNSFKLYRGELIKPLTLRCRHFDIVEELMVMARVHAGRLRIKEVPFLFKKRMFGQTKRNVPLFILSFYITLIKLLFRRLFGR, from the coding sequence ATGACAAATCAGGTTGAACTAAGTGTTATTCTTCCGGCATATCGAGAAGCGGAGAATTTGCGATTGCTGTTACCAAGGCTTACGAGCGTCTTGAACGGGATGAGCATCCGCTATGAGATTTTGATAGTAGATACAGACCCATCCAAAGATGAGACGCCAGATGTGTGCAAGGCGTGGCCAGTACGGCTCATCTCGCGAGTGGGTGGGGAGCACTACGGCGATGCGATTCGCACGGGTATAGCCCAGTCCACTGGCGAATATATCCTGTTTATGGATGCGGACGGGTCGCATGCCCCGGAGTTTATCCCCAATTTGTGGGTATATGCTAAAGATAATGATGTCGTGGTGGCTAGCCGTTATGTTGGTGGTGGGGATACGGAAAATCCCTGGTCTCTCATTCTAATGAGCCGAATATTAAACATGGTTTACGCCATAACCCTCGGGCTTGATTGTCGCGATGTATCAAACAGTTTCAAACTATATCGCGGAGAATTGATTAAACCATTGACGCTGCGGTGTCGGCATTTTGATATCGTTGAGGAATTAATGGTGATGGCTCGCGTTCACGCGGGTCGCCTTCGCATCAAAGAGGTGCCTTTTCTGTTCAAAAAGCGGATGTTTGGGCAGACGAAGAGAAATGTTCCATTATTTATCTTATCGTTTTACATAACC